The Canis lupus baileyi chromosome 11, mCanLup2.hap1, whole genome shotgun sequence genome includes a window with the following:
- the A4GALT gene encoding lactosylceramide 4-alpha-galactosyltransferase, translating to MSRPPECLLRLLRGAPRQRVCTLFIISFKFTFFVSIMIYWHIVGEPGGQREFPNLPADVPCPRLVPPTQLSSALPPGNIFFLETSDRTNPNFLFMCSVESAARAHPESRVVVLMKGLPGGNASLPRHLGLSLLGCFPNVHMLPLDLEELFRDTPLAAWYAARQRRWEPYLLPVLSDACRIALMWKFGGIYLDTDFIVLKNLHNLTNTLGAQSRYVLNGAFLAFERHHEFMALCMRDFVAHYNGWIWGHQGPQLLTRVFKKWCSIRSLDESHACRGVTTLPCEAFYPIPWQDWKKYFQDISPEELHRLLNATYAVHVWNKKSQGTRLEATSRALLAQLHARYCPTTHEAMKMYL from the coding sequence ATGTCCAGGCCCCCCGAGTGCCTGCTGCGGCTGCTCCGGGGCGCCCCAAGACAGCGGGTCTGCACCCTGTTTATCATCAGCTTCAAGTTCACGTTTTTTGTCTCCATCATGATCTACTGGCACATTGTGGGAGAGCCGGGGGGCCAAAGAGAATTCCCGAACTTGCCTGCTGACGTCCCCTGCCCCCGACTGGTGCCCCCCACGCAGCTCTCCAGCGCCCTGCCTCCGGGCAACATCTTCTTCCTGGAGACGTCAGACCGGACCAACCCCAACTTCCTATTCATGTGCTCGGTGGAGTCGGCCGCCAGGGCCCACCCCGAGTCCCGGGTGGTGGTCCTGATGAAGGGGCTGCCCGGCGGGAATGCGTCGCTGCCCCGGCACCTGGGCCTGTCGCTCCTGGGCTGCTTCCCCAACGTGCACATGCTCCCGCTGGACCTGGAGGAGCTGTTCCGGGACACGCCCCTGGCGGCCTGGTACGCGGCCCGGCAGCGCCGGTGGGAGCCCTACCTGCTACCCGTGCTCTCCGACGCCTGCAGGATCGCGCTCATGTGGAAGTTCGGCGGCATCTACCTGGACACGGACTTCATCGTCCTCAAGAACCTGCACAACCTCACCAACACGCTGGGCGCCCAGTCCCGCTACGTCCTCAACGGTGCCTTCCTGGCCTTCGAGCGCCACCACGAGTTCATGGCCCTGTGCATGCGTGACTTCGTGGCCCACTACAACGGCTGGATCTGGGGCCACCAGGGCCCGCAGCTGCTCACGCGGGTCTTCAAGAAGTGGTGCTCCATCCGCAGCCTGGATGAGAGCCACGCCTGCCGCGGCGTCACCACCCTGCCCTGCGAGGCCTTCTATCCCATCCCCTGGCAGGACTGGAAGAAGTACTTCCAGGACATCAGCCCCGAGGAGCTGCACCGGCTGCTCAATGCCACCTACGCCGTCCACGTGTGGAACAAGAAGAGCCAGGGCACACGCCTGGAGGCCACGTCCCGGGCGCTGCTGGCGCAGCTCCATGCCCGCTACTGCCCCACGACACATGAGGCCATGAAGATGTACTTGTGA